Within the Halorhabdus rudnickae genome, the region CGAGTTCGAACTCGACGACGAGGAGCGCGAGGAGATCAAATCGGAGTTCGGTACCGAGTTCACGTCCGGAACGGAGGTCGAGGAACCCGGCGAGGCCGGCATCGACACGCCCGATCCGGAGCCGGAAACCACCGACGAGGAGACGATAGAACCAGAGACGACCACGGAACCGACGACCGAATCCAACGCGCCGACCGATACGTCCGTCGAGCAGGACGAGACGCAGGGAGACGACGAAGACACAGCGGTCGACCTCGAGGACGCGGTGATGGACGCGATGGCGGCCCTCGACGAGGGCGACGGTGCCGACCGGGAGGCCGTGATCGAACAGGTGAGCAACGACCACGGCGTACCGATCGGGGATGTCGAGGACGCCATCCAAGAAGCGCTGATGAACGGCCGGTGTTACGAACCGGGTGAACGGACGCTGAAGCCGATCTGATGGTCGTCGAACCGGTCCCCGACACCCCCGCCGCGCTGGTTGAGCTCCCGGATGGACGCGGACTGTTGCTCGCGGACATCCACGCCGGCATCGAGGCTGGACTCCGCCGAAACGGTGTCGAACTCCCGTCGGAAGCTGGAAAACGTCGCGAGACGATCTTGAACCTGCTCGCGCGGACGGACGCCGACCGCCTGATCGTCCTCGGAGACGTCGGCCACGCGATCGGGAGTCATTCGCGCGAGGAACGCAAGGAACTCGAGACGCTGGTCTCGGCCGTCACCGAGCGCGTGCCGCTGACGATAGTGAAGGGCAACCACGACGGCGAGATCGAGTCGTTACTGGCCGATCGCGACGGGGTGACGATCACCGGCGGCGAAGGCATCCGATTCGGCGGCCTCGGCCTGGCACACGGCCATACCTGGCCCGCCCGGGCTGTTCTCGGTGCGGAGACAGTGTGTGTCGGCCACGAACACCCTGTGGTCCGGCTGGAGGACGAAGTGGGAGGGGGCCGCAAAGAGCGAGTGTGGCTACGGGGACCGATCGATCCGGCGCCGTTCGAGGCGCACTACGGCGAGGACTGCCCGGAAATCGACGGCGAACTGGTCGTTTGCCCGGCGTTCAACGACCTCTCCGGCGGGACGTGGGTCAACGTCGAGGGGCAATCCTTCCTCTCGCCGTTCCTACCGGACGCCCTCGAAGCGGGCGACGCCTACCTGCTCGACGGGACGCGTCTGGGTCCGTACGACCAGATCTAAATCATGCGAAGAGCCGAGTGTGAACGCAGACACCGAGACGGGCCTGAACTCAGAGTGCGAGAAAGACGAGGCCGCTCACGATGACGACGCCCAGCACGGCCGAGACGAGGGTGCCCAGACGACGGGTGCCGAGGATCCACACCAGAGCCACCTTGACCAGCGTGTTCGCGATCGCCGCGATCACGATCGCCGTCGTCGCAACCGGCGTCGAGACGGCCCCCTGGGAGGCGAGTTGACTCACCGTGATCGTCATCGCGTCGACATCGGCAAGCCCCGAGAAGAACGCGGTCGCGTACAGCCCCGAGGATCCGAACCATTCGGTGGCATACTCAGAGACGAGCAACACGACGGCGAAGACGGCCCCGAACAGCAACGCCGGCCTGAGACGGAACGGATTCTTGAGGCGATCGGGTTCGACCGTCTGCTCGGCGGTCGTCCACCAGTAGAGTGCGGCGGCGGCGATCGCGCCGACGACGGTCATTCCGCCGAGCGGGAGCGCGACACTGGGGGCCAGCCTCGGATTGACGACGGCGACCTCGACGAGTGCGCGCGGGAACATGACGATCGAGGCCGTGACGACCGCGAAGCCACAGACGTGATACAGCGTCTCGTTTCCGATCGTCTTCCCGGCCATCGAGACGGTCGTCGCGGTCGAAGAGACGAACCCGCCGAGGATCCCCGTAAGGGCGATGCCACGCTCCGGCCCGACGATCCGGCCGAGCACGTAGGCGACAAAACCCAGTCCGGTCACGAAGACGACCATCAGCCAGACGAAACGAGGGTTGAGTCCGTGGAGCATATCGACCGAACGATCCGGCAGTGCCGGCAAGACGACGAGAGCGACGAGGATGAACTTCGCCGAGGCCCGGCGCTCGCGCTCCTCGATCCGGTCTGCGAACTCGTGGATCGGGTCCTTGACCGAGAGCAGGATCGTCACGGAACCGCCGACGACGATCGCGACGATCGCCCCCCGATCGGAATGCATCGACAACGCACCCAACAGAACAGTCACTAGCGCGGCCAGCAACGTGGTCAGACCGATATCACCCTCGGAGACGACTTTCCCGACGTAGGCGACAGTGAGTGGCACGACGAGTGCGGCGATCGCGATGGCCAGTGCGTCCGGGAAGAACGCCTGGACGAGTGCTCCGTACAGCGCGAGCAGCGGGAACGTTCGACTCCCGGCGAAGGTCCCGCCCGACTTGCTCTGCTCGCGTTCAAGCCCGATCAGTGCACCGAGGCCGAACGCGAGTGCGAGATGAAGGACCACCCCGAACAGTGGGGCCGTTGTCGGATCGACCATCGTCTAGACGTCTCGGGGGAACGCTTGTCAAGATACCCCATGCGGATCGACCTCATTGGAGGTCGAGTTTTATTGTCGCCGCGGTCCGAGCGGTCGTATGGCAGTACTGGTCCCATACGACGGGTCACAGCCGGCCCGCAAGGCAATCGAGGAAGCAGTCACAGAATACGGCGAGGAGACGATCGTCCTCCTGCGTGTGATCGAGGTCGCGGACGGATCTCTTGGGGCGGGGTTCAATCTCATCCGGGAGAGTCTCGAAGACGAACCCGAGGAACTGGCCGAGGGTATCGCCGACGAGGTGCTCGAGACTCTCGAAGCGACGGACGGCAACTACGAAGTCGAGACGGTGATCGGCAACGCCGCCAGAGAGATCGTCGAATACGCCGAAGAAAACGACGAGATCGAGCGGATACTCATCGGCAGTCACGGCCGCGAGGGGGTCTCCCGAATCCTGCTCGGCAGTGTCGCCGAGAAAGTCGTTCGACGGTCCCCGGTGAGCGTCACCGTCGTTCGGTAGACGGACCACCGGTGAGCGTCACCGTCGTTCGGTAGACGGACCACCGGTGAGCGCCACCGTGGTCCAGTAGACGGAGCAGCGACTTACGCGTTCAAACGTGCTCTTTCGGCATGAGATCGCGGAAATCTTGGTCGGCCAGCCACTCCGCCAGCGCCGCGAGTTCGTCGCTTGCGGCCGCGAACAACTCGGCCCCGATCTCGGCGCTGGCGTCGGTCTGGTCCCCGAAGACGCCGTTCTCGCTGTTGTCGATCGAGTCGTAGAACGTCCGTGAGCCGTGTGTTCGACCGATTCGGTCGTCGACCTCGGCGAGTCCCCCGTCGCGTGCCTCTTCGAGACGGTCATCGTGGACGAGGTCCGGGTGGAGGTGCTGGATGAGTGCCGTCTCCTTGGGCCCGCCGTGAGGGCCGTTGTGTTCGAAGGCCTCGTCGACGGTGTCGGGGATACTCTCGTCCCACATCCACTCGACAGCGTAGGCAGCCTCGTCGTTGCGGAGGCGACGACCGACCTCCCGCAGGTGAGTCACGTTCCCGCCGTGGGCGTTGACGTAGATCACCCGGTCGATCCCGTGGGCTGTCAGACTCCGGGTAATGCTTTCGACGTAGTCCCTGAACGCGCTCGGATCGGCCGATGCCGTCCCGGGGAACTGCAAGTGATGATCGGAGACACCGATTGTGACCGTCGGCGTACAAAGAAACCCAGTCCGGTCGGCCACCTCGCGGGCGAACGCTTCGGCGATGAGGTGGTCAGTTCCCTCTGGGAGATGTGGACCATGTTGCTCAGTCGATCCCAGCGGCACCAACGCTAACGATTCTGACTCGAAATACGATGCGAGGTCAGGCCAAGCCTCGTCCGGAAGATACATACTCCACTTTCGGGGATGCGTGCCCATGAACGTGTCCCACGCTGTCGAGCGACCGTTGGGTCGTTCAGGTGAAGAAATGATCGAGACCACTCCTCCCTCAAGCTGGTCGAGAAACGACCGCACACTCGGTGACCACCGGCGATAGAAACACGCGACGCAGGCTCACCGAACCGTCAAAGCCGAGAGTGGCGGGCATTGTGGCTCCGGTCTAGGATGTCCACCCCAAAGATAGCCTGCTGATCGGCGGTAGTCACATAAGCGCCCAAAACAATATATAACGATGTCAGACTCAGCGACGGTACTCGTCATCGGAGGCGGAGCGACTGGCACGGGCATCGCACGGGACCTCTCACTTCGCGGGATCGATGTGACGCTCGTTGAGCGAGGCGGACTCTCCAGTGGCACTTCGGGGCGCTCGCACGGACTGCTCCACAGCGGCGGACGCTACGCCGAGTCCGATCGGGTCGGTGCCGAGGAGTGTATTGAAGAGAACGAAGTCCTCCGTTCGATCGCCGGTGAGTGTATCAGAGACACCGGAGGGCTGTTCGTCCAACTCGACGAGGACGACCCAGAATACTTCGAAGAGAAGCGCGCGGCCTGTGAGGATATCGGGATCGAAACGGAATTGCTCGATGCCGATGAAGCCAGGGAACGCGTCCCCGATCTGACGCCGGACGTAGAGCGGGCAATGTGGGTCCCCGATGGCGCAATCTATCCCTCGCGACTCGGGGCGGCCAACGCTGCGGCTGCCGAGGAACACGGTGGGACAATCCACCCGCACGCACCTCTCGAAGCGGTGACCGTCACCGACGGTCGAATAACCGAGGCCACGCTCGGCGGAACGGTCGAGAAGACGATCGAACCGGAACACGTCGTCAACGCAGCTGGCGCGTGGGCCGGACAGGTAGCTGATCTCGCGGGTGTCGATGTCAATATGGCGCCTTCCCGTGGCGTGATGGTGGCCGTGGAGTACGACGAGTTGGCCCCCGTATTGAACCGCTGTCGGGACCCCGACGACGGCGACATCGTCGTCCCTCACGTCGGGGAAGCAGTCCTCGGGACGACAAGTGTCCCGGTCTCGGACCCCGACGACTACGAGACAGCCGCCTGGGAAGTCGAGAAGTCAATCGAGGAGTGTGCGGATATGCTGCCGCCGGTCGCCGACGCCCCAGTCGTCCGGGAGTGGTGGGGCGTCAGGCCGCTGTATGCCCCCGACGAAGGCGAGGGAGACCGGCGCGGCATCTCTCGGGGCTATTTCGTGTTGGATCACACTGGGGAGGGTGTCGAGAATTTCACTAGCATTGTGGGCGGGAAGCTGACGACCTACCGACAGATGGCCGAGACAACTGCCGACCACGTTTGTGGGAAACTCGGTGTCAACGCTGACTGCGAGACCGCAAGACGCCAACTGCCAGGCGCAGAAGATGCCGACCGGCTGGACGAGTTGGTCGAGCACTACGATGGACAGGGGCCGACCGACAAGGACGTCGTCGCGCGGTGAAAGTGGCTATCCTCGGCGGTGCCCAAAGAAAGTCCTGGAGTTCGTGTGTCTGGTGACGTTCCTGTCAGTCCCCTCGGGTCGTTCCATGACGCCGAGCACACCAAGGTGTACTGCCTGGTCCCGTCTCGCTGGCCGAGGAAAGAGGCGTCGTGTCACGCCAACGATTGTGGGCTATCGGGGCTATGTAGCTACTTTCCATGCGTACAGCTACATTGGATGTCGGCTCTAGGGAGGACCGTCGTGAATCGGCTAGATATGACGCTCTATCGCACCCTATACAAATGCGTCCGACTGTGATTCTGTCCGCACTCCACTGAGTAGCCGTGGTATCTGTTGCCACTACCCCGACGCGTTTAATCGGCTGAATCCGCTAGAAACAATCGATGAGTGAGGCGACGCGTGACGGGGATGCCGCGTTCACCCACCTCGGGGAGGCCGTCCGTGCGGCCCTGTCCGAACGTGGCTTTTCCACGCCGACGGAGCCACAACGCCGTGCGATCCCGCCGCTGGCTGACGGCGAGAACGCCCTCGTGATCGCACCCACGGGCAGCGGCAAGACCGAAACCGCCATGCTGCCCGTCTTCGACGCGCTTGCCGCCGATCCGCCCGAGGGGTTCGGAGCGCTGTACGTCACGCCCCTGCGCGCCCTCAACCGGGACATGCGCGACCGTCTGGAGTGGTGGGGCGAGACCCTGGACCTCGAGGTGGACGTTCGCCACGGCGACACCTCCGATTACCACCGCCAGCAACAGGCCGAGAATCCGCCGGACGTTCTCGTCACGACACCTGAGACGCTCCAGGCGATCCTGACCGGCGAGAAGCTGCGTGGCGCTCTCGAGAGTGTCGAACACGTCGTCGTTGACGAAGTACACGAACTCGCCGCGGCCAAGCGTGGCGCCCAGTTGACCGTCGGCCTCGAACGCCTCCGCGAAGTCGCGGGCCCATTCCAGCGGATCGGTCTCTCGGCGACGGTCGGCGACCCCGGCGAAGTCGGGAAGTTCCTTACCGGCGACCGCGGCTGTGCGCTCGTCGAGATCGACGCCGGGAGTTCCCTGGAAATAGACGTGGTCCGTCCGTCACTCCGGGACAGCGACGAGGAACTGGCTGGTCAGCTAGTTACCGACCCCGATGTCGCCAGTCACGTCCGGAAGATCGACGAGCTGATCGACGAGAACGAGTCGACACTGGTTTTTGTCAACACTCGACAAACTGCCGAGGCACTGGGCTCCCGACTCAAGGAGTACGGGACGGACGTGGGCATCCACCACGGGTCGCTGGCGTCCGACTCCCGCGTCGAGGTCGAGGACGCGTTCAAAGCCGGCGATCTGGACGCTCTGCTGTGTACCTCTTCGATGGAACTCGGCATCGATGTCGGCCGAGTCGATCACGTCGTCCAGTACAACAGTCCCCGGGAAGTCGCCCGACTCCTCCAGCGCGTCGGCCGCGCCGGCCACCGCCGAGACCTGACTTCCCGTGGGACGATCGTCACCACGAGTCCCGACGAGACCTTCGAGGCGGTGGCGATCGCCCGTCAGGCGCAAGCGGGCGACGTCGAACCCGCGGAGATCCACCACGGCAGCCGCGACACCGTCGCCAACCAGATCGCGGGGATCGTCATGGATTTCGGCGAGATCGACGCCCGACAGGCCTACGAGATCGTCACGCAGGCCTATCCCTTTGGCGACCTCTCGGAAGCGGCCTTCCGGGAGATCGTCCGCGAACTCGCCGAGAATCGCGTGATCTGGCTCGAGGAGGACGAGGACGAACTCAGCAAGCGACGGGGGACCTGGCAGTACTTCTATCACAACCTCTCGATGATCCCCGACGAGGCGACCTACGACGTGAAAGACGGCGCGAGCGGCCGGCAAGTCGGGACCTTAGACGAGCGGTTCGTCGTCAACTTCGCCGCGCCGGGGGAAGTGTTCATCCAGCGCGGGGACATGTGGCGGATCACTGAGATCGACGAGGACGACGAGACGGTCCACGTGACGCCAATCGAAGATCCTGCCGGCGAGGTACCCTCCTGGACCGGCCAGGAAATCCCTGTCCCCGAAGCTGTCGCACAGGAAGTCGCGGAGATCCGAGAAGTCGCCGCCGAACAGATGCGTTCCGGGGGCGATCGTGAATCCGTCGCCAGTCATCTCGCCGGACGATACGACGCCGACGTGGCGACGCTGGAGTCGGCACTCGAGCAGATAGCCTACCACGAGGGACCCATTCCCGGTCCCGACCGCATCGTCGTCGAATTCGAGGGCCGGGACGTGGTCGTCAACGCCGCCTTCGGCCACAAGGTCAACGAGACGCTCGGCCGATTGTTGTCCTCGCTTTTGGGCCAGCGGACGGGATCGTCAGTCGGTCTGGAGGTCGACCCCTATCGGATCTCTCTGGAAGTACCCCGGACGGTGACCGCCGGCGACGCCGTCGAGGTGTTAGAGACGACCGATCCGGCCCACGTCGAGGGGCTGATCGAGTTGAGCCTGAAGAACGCCGACGCCCTGAAGTTCCGACTCGCACAGATCGCGACGAAGTTCGGGGCGTTGAAAGGCTGGCGCGGCCGGGGAAGCAATCGCTTCGGCCGCGATCGCTTGCTGGAGGCCCTCGAAGACACGCCGATCTACGACGAGGCCCTCCGAGAATTACTCCACGAGAAACTCGCCATCGGGGCGACGGCCGACCTGCTCGGGGATGTCCAGTCGGGAGATCTCGCAATCGAGACTGTCGGTGGCCGGACGGCCATCGGTCGCGGCGGTCGATCGGGGAGCAAAGAGTTGCTCGCGCCCGAGAACGCCGACGCGAGCGTGATCCAGACGCTGAAGGAGCGACTCCAGGAAGACCGCGTTATCCTTTTGTGTGTTCACTGTACATCCTTCGAGCGAACGAAGCCGATCAAGCGGGTGCGCGAGCAACCCCGCTGTCCCGAATGCGATTCGACGCGGATCGCTGCGTTAAACCCCTGGGACGAGGAGACGGTCAAAGCGGTCCGGGCAGCGGACAAGGACGACGAGCAACGGCGCCGGACCAAGCGCGCCCACCAGGCGGCCGATCTGGTCCAGAGCCACGGCAAGCAGGCGGTGATCGCGCTGGCTGGCCGGGGCGTCGGGCCAACGAACGCGGCCCGGATCATCAACAAACTCCGGGAGGACGAAGCCGACTTCTACCGAGACATCCTCGAGCGCGAGCGGGAGTACGCCCGAACGCGTTCGTTCTGGGAGTGAGTCGGCCGACTCGGCCGGTACCGGCCAGTCACCGACGATCGAGCGACTCGGTCGTGGCGTCGGCCTCGCGCCAGTTCCCGCGTTTCCGAACTGCGACTCTGGAGACGACGATTCCCAGCGCGAGCACGACGACGCCGAACAGGAGGAACGACCCGATCAACGTCCCCGATCCGTGAATAAGCGGGTCGGTGGCCGCCGTCTCCCCAACCAGCCAGCGGCTCCCGACGACGACCAACGGTGATACGGTCACGACAACCCCGAGAACGACGAGTCCGCGGCCCACGATCAACGATGGGACCGTCGCCCGGGCCAGGACACCAGCAGGTGCCATCCACCCAACGATGCCGACGAGCACGACCGCGATCGGGTGTGCTGAGACGATGCTCACGAGCACGAACGCCGACAAGGGTGCGAACGGGACTGATATCGCCAGCGCGATGCCCAATCGCAGTGAGTACGGAACGGCGTGGCCGGCCGGCGATCGGATGTCGTCGGCGCCGGCCAGTGCGTCGTCGACGACCGCGCTGATGGCGTCGTCGGTCAACTCGTCGTCTGCCGTCCGGATCCGGAGCCCGCAGTCCGGACAGCTCCGGGCACCGTCCAGGGCTGCCCCACACTCGGGACAGGTCGCGTCGCCTGCATCGGCCATTGGACGCCCTTCTCAACGGAGGCATTTGACCTTTCCCCGTTGTCTTTGCAAAACACGGTGATCAACCTCGGAAAGGGGCCCGTGGGCTCCGGAAGACACACTGACGCGCCCCGGCAGGGATAAGCTCTTAACGGCCGCCGGAACACGTCCAGACATGGATCTTTCGGACTACTGGGGCGTCGGGCCGAAGACCCGCGATCTCCTGGCTGACTCGCTGGGCGTCGAGGCGGCCGTGGCGGCGATCGAATCGGGTGATCTGCGAACGCTGACCGCCGCCGGCCTCTCCCGGGGCCGGGGGACTCGCATTCTCCGGCGAGCCCAGGGGGGCGCGATGGACGTGCTGGCGACCCGGGACGCACGCGACGTCTACAAGACGGTACTGGACCTGGCGAGTTCGTTCGCCGTCACCCAACACGCCGCCGACAGTATCAGGCTGCTCACGCCGAAGGCCTCGCTGTCGGAGATGGAAGACCACCTCGCTACTGTCGTAGACGCCACGGCCGCCTGGGAGGAACTCGACGGGGACATCCGCGAGACAGTCCTCGAAGCCTTCGAAGGGTACGACAGCGTCGAAGGCGGGGATCTGGCGGGCGTTCGAGCGGCGCTGGCGCTGAAGGACGCTGGCGTGACCGATGGGGTGTTCGCCCCTCTCGCCAACCTCGACGGGGACCGCCTCGAAGTCGGCGCGGAGGCCCTGGAGGCTCTCGCTGGCGAGGGCGTCGCCGAGGGAGCCGACGAGCGGCTCGATGCGCTCCGGGCACAGCGCGGAGCCGTCGAAGACATGGCGGCCGACCCCGAGTCCGTGATCGCCAGCGTCCGTGGAGAGGGCATCCGGGGCGGCGACGCGTTTCAGGAGGCGTTCGTCCGATACGTCGTCGAGGAGGCCGACGTCGACGTCGAGGCCGTCCGGGAGTCGGCACCGACCGACGCGGCCGACGTCACCGACTTCGTCGCGGCGGCGTTGCGCGAACTCGCCGCCGACCGCCGCGAGACCGAGCGCGAACGGGAGGTCGAGGTCCGTGACCAGTTCGAGTCGACGCTGTCGGCAGCCGACGAAGAGATCACGCGTGCGGTCGAGACCGTCGACGAAATCGCGCTGTACGTCTCGCTGGCACGGTTCGCAATCGAGTACGATCTCCAGGCCCCCACCTACGTCGAGGATCGGGACGTTCTGGCAGTCGAAGGGGCCCGCAATCTGGCGCTCACGGCCGCAAGCGAGGACGTCCAGCCGATCACCTACGCGGTGGGCGAGCACACACTGTCGACACCGGAGGCGACTACCCCGCCGTCGGGGGATCGCGTGACCGTCCTGACCGGCGCCAACAGCGGCGGGAAGACGACGCTGCTGGAGACGCTCTGTCAGATCCAGTTGCTCGCACAGATGGGACTACCCGTTCCGGCCGAGCGTGCGGAGGTAGGTATCGTCGACACCGTCGTCTTCCACCGCCGGCACGCGAGTTTCAACGCCGGTGTCCTCGAATCGACGCTTCGATCGGTGGTCCCGCCACTGACCGAAGCGGGTCGGACGCTGATGCTCGTCGACGAGTTCGAGGCGATCACCGAACCCGGAAGCGCCGCCGACTTGCTCCATGGCCTCGTGACGCTGACCGTCGAACGCGCCGCACTGGGCGTGTTCGTCACCCACCTCGCCGACGACTTAGAGCCACTACCGCCGACCGCCCGGACCGACGGCATCTTCGCCGAGGGACTGACGACGGATCTCGAACTCGAGGTGGACTACCAGCCCCGCTTCGAGACGGTCGGACGTTCGACCCCGGAGTTCATCGTCTCGCGGCTCGTCGCCGACGCCGAAGAGCGAGCCGAGCGCTCGGGTTTCCGGACGCTCGCGCAAGCGGTCGGCGAGCAGGCAGTCCAGCGGACGCTCTCGGACGCCGAGTGGTCGGCCTGAGAGTGCCGCCCGAAGGCGACTCTCTAAAAGCCCACGATGTTGGGGGTCGACGGGTACGTGCGTCGAGAGCATAGAGACGACCGATGCCCACCGGCGAGGAAACCGGTCGCCTCGACCGCCAAACCGGGAAGCGACTGCTCGAACACACCCGATCGATCGTCGGGGCCGCCGCCCGCGACGACCAACCACCCGACCCCCCGGTGTTGCCGGTGCTCGATGAGGAACGCGGCGTCTTCGTCACGCTGAAACAGGACGGCGAGTTGCGGGGCTGTATCGGGCGTCCCCAGCCCGAAAGGGTGCTCACGGAGGCACTCGAGGCGGCGGCGACAGGCGCGGCAACATCGGATCCTCGCTTTTCGCCCCTCTTGCCCGACGAGATCGAGGACGTGACGATCTCGGTGAGCGTGCTGACGCCGCCTGAATTCTGTTCTCACCTCGATCCGGACGCGATCGAGGTCGGCCGCGACGGGCTGATCGTCTCGGATGGTCGACGGAGCGGTCTCTTGCTCCCGCAGGTGGCCGTCGAGCAAAACTGGACAGCCGAGGGGTTCCTCCGTGGCACGACCCGGAAAGCCGGGCTTCCGCCGGACGCCTGGCGGACCGAAGAGGTCATCGTCAAACGTTTCTCGGCGCAGGTGTTCGCGGAGAAATCTTCGGGCGGTCCTATGACTGTCGAGGACTACACCCGGGGGCCTCCGAACGGACAGCCGACAGACTGAGGGGGAGACCCCGAGAATCCCAATCCATGCCAGCCGAACTCGCAGAGAAGACCGACCGTTATGAACAACTACTCGCCGAAGCCCTCGAAGCGGCGACCGTCCAGCCACCCGCCGACACGCCACTGGGAGAGGCAGCAGGGGAGTTCCGGGAGATGGCACGTTCGTATCTCGAAGACGGCCGCCACTTCAAGACCGAGGACGACCCAGTCAACGCCCTGGCGGCGTTCTCCTACGGCCACGCCTGGCTGGACGCCGGCGCCCGGATCGGCCTTTTCGACGTTCCCGAAGAGGGCCATCTCTTCACCGTCTGAGCGGGACGGCTCTACGACCGAAACGCTACGCTAGATAATATTTCCCGTGATATAAAGGCCGTGAGCCTATAAGGGTTGGGGAAAGGCTTAAATACACACCTCCCTTACTACACGTCAGGAAGGGTAGCTCGACGGTATTAATATTTTCTCCGTTGGGCGCCCACGTCCCCCCCATCATGAGTGAAACGACGACTCCCCTGTACACCCGAGAAGGAACGAACGAAACATCAAACGACGAGCGCGAGCGAACCGAACCCGAAGCGGAGAGCGAGAACGAACAGACCGAGACCCACGTCTGTCCGGAGTGTGGCGGAACATTGCAATCGGACTCCGAGCGGGGCGAGACGGTCTGTAGCGAGTGTGGCCTGGTCGTCGAAGAAGACGAAATCGACCCCGGCCCGGAGTGGCGCGCTTTCGACGCCAAAGAGAAAGACCAGAAGAGCCGCGTCGGTGCCCCCACTACCAACATGATGCACGACAAGGGGCTCTCGACCAATATCGGCTGGCAGGACAAAGACGCCTACGGCAACTCGCTGTCCTCGCGACAGCGCGAGAAAATGCAACGATTGCGTACCTGGAACGAACGCTTCCGCACACGTGACTCCAAAGAACGCAATCTCAAACAGGCCCTCGGCGAAATCGACCGCATGGCCTCCGCCCTTGGCCTCCCCGAAAACGTCCGCGAGACCGCGAGCGTCATCTATCGCCGCGCCCTCGACGAAGACCTCCTGCCCGGTCGCTCCATCGAAGGCGTCTCGACGGCCTCCCTCTATGCGGCCGCCCGACAGGCTGGCGTCCCGCGGAGTCTCGATGAGTTCACGCGGGTCTCCCGCGTCGAGCGCATGGAACTGACGCGAACCTACCGGTACATCGTCCGTGAGTTGAATCTGGAGATCAAACCCGCCGATCCCGGGAGTTACGTCCCCCGCTTTGCATCGGACCTCGACCTGCCCGAGGAGGTAACCAACCGGGCCCGGGAGTTGCTGTCGGGAGCCCGCGAGAACGGAATCCTGAGCGGGAAGAGTCCGGTCGGCCTGGCGGCGGCCGCGATCTACGCGGCAGCGCTTTTGTGCAACGAGCGAGTCACCCAAAGCGACATCTCCAACGTCGCGAACATCTCCGAGGTCACCATCCGTAACCGATACAAGGAGTTGCTGGAGGCCGACACCGACGACGAGCAGCCGTAGTCGTCGGCGACGCAACGTACCGACAACGAACAGCGATAATCTCCAACGACGCCACAAAAGCCTTAACCGCCGGTCGTGACGGATCCGGTATGGTGGAATTTAGCCTGCCACAGATCGGTCTCGAACTGGGGGGCGGTGCGCTCATCGGTGCCGTGATCGGCTTCGCGGCCAAGAAGCTCGCAAAACTCATCGCGATCATCATCGGTCTCGAACTTGCGCTGTTCAAGTTCCTCGAAACCCGCGGCATCCTGAGCGTCAAC harbors:
- a CDS encoding transcription initiation factor IIB produces the protein MSETTTPLYTREGTNETSNDERERTEPEAESENEQTETHVCPECGGTLQSDSERGETVCSECGLVVEEDEIDPGPEWRAFDAKEKDQKSRVGAPTTNMMHDKGLSTNIGWQDKDAYGNSLSSRQREKMQRLRTWNERFRTRDSKERNLKQALGEIDRMASALGLPENVRETASVIYRRALDEDLLPGRSIEGVSTASLYAAARQAGVPRSLDEFTRVSRVERMELTRTYRYIVRELNLEIKPADPGSYVPRFASDLDLPEEVTNRARELLSGARENGILSGKSPVGLAAAAIYAAALLCNERVTQSDISNVANISEVTIRNRYKELLEADTDDEQP
- the amrA gene encoding AmmeMemoRadiSam system protein A, which codes for MPTGEETGRLDRQTGKRLLEHTRSIVGAAARDDQPPDPPVLPVLDEERGVFVTLKQDGELRGCIGRPQPERVLTEALEAAATGAATSDPRFSPLLPDEIEDVTISVSVLTPPEFCSHLDPDAIEVGRDGLIVSDGRRSGLLLPQVAVEQNWTAEGFLRGTTRKAGLPPDAWRTEEVIVKRFSAQVFAEKSSGGPMTVEDYTRGPPNGQPTD
- a CDS encoding DUF357 domain-containing protein is translated as MPAELAEKTDRYEQLLAEALEAATVQPPADTPLGEAAGEFREMARSYLEDGRHFKTEDDPVNALAAFSYGHAWLDAGARIGLFDVPEEGHLFTV
- a CDS encoding MutS-related protein, which gives rise to MDLSDYWGVGPKTRDLLADSLGVEAAVAAIESGDLRTLTAAGLSRGRGTRILRRAQGGAMDVLATRDARDVYKTVLDLASSFAVTQHAADSIRLLTPKASLSEMEDHLATVVDATAAWEELDGDIRETVLEAFEGYDSVEGGDLAGVRAALALKDAGVTDGVFAPLANLDGDRLEVGAEALEALAGEGVAEGADERLDALRAQRGAVEDMAADPESVIASVRGEGIRGGDAFQEAFVRYVVEEADVDVEAVRESAPTDAADVTDFVAAALRELAADRRETEREREVEVRDQFESTLSAADEEITRAVETVDEIALYVSLARFAIEYDLQAPTYVEDRDVLAVEGARNLALTAASEDVQPITYAVGEHTLSTPEATTPPSGDRVTVLTGANSGGKTTLLETLCQIQLLAQMGLPVPAERAEVGIVDTVVFHRRHASFNAGVLESTLRSVVPPLTEAGRTLMLVDEFEAITEPGSAADLLHGLVTLTVERAALGVFVTHLADDLEPLPPTARTDGIFAEGLTTDLELEVDYQPRFETVGRSTPEFIVSRLVADAEERAERSGFRTLAQAVGEQAVQRTLSDAEWSA
- a CDS encoding DEAD/DEAH box helicase encodes the protein MSEATRDGDAAFTHLGEAVRAALSERGFSTPTEPQRRAIPPLADGENALVIAPTGSGKTETAMLPVFDALAADPPEGFGALYVTPLRALNRDMRDRLEWWGETLDLEVDVRHGDTSDYHRQQQAENPPDVLVTTPETLQAILTGEKLRGALESVEHVVVDEVHELAAAKRGAQLTVGLERLREVAGPFQRIGLSATVGDPGEVGKFLTGDRGCALVEIDAGSSLEIDVVRPSLRDSDEELAGQLVTDPDVASHVRKIDELIDENESTLVFVNTRQTAEALGSRLKEYGTDVGIHHGSLASDSRVEVEDAFKAGDLDALLCTSSMELGIDVGRVDHVVQYNSPREVARLLQRVGRAGHRRDLTSRGTIVTTSPDETFEAVAIARQAQAGDVEPAEIHHGSRDTVANQIAGIVMDFGEIDARQAYEIVTQAYPFGDLSEAAFREIVRELAENRVIWLEEDEDELSKRRGTWQYFYHNLSMIPDEATYDVKDGASGRQVGTLDERFVVNFAAPGEVFIQRGDMWRITEIDEDDETVHVTPIEDPAGEVPSWTGQEIPVPEAVAQEVAEIREVAAEQMRSGGDRESVASHLAGRYDADVATLESALEQIAYHEGPIPGPDRIVVEFEGRDVVVNAAFGHKVNETLGRLLSSLLGQRTGSSVGLEVDPYRISLEVPRTVTAGDAVEVLETTDPAHVEGLIELSLKNADALKFRLAQIATKFGALKGWRGRGSNRFGRDRLLEALEDTPIYDEALRELLHEKLAIGATADLLGDVQSGDLAIETVGGRTAIGRGGRSGSKELLAPENADASVIQTLKERLQEDRVILLCVHCTSFERTKPIKRVREQPRCPECDSTRIAALNPWDEETVKAVRAADKDDEQRRRTKRAHQAADLVQSHGKQAVIALAGRGVGPTNAARIINKLREDEADFYRDILEREREYARTRSFWE